Below is a window of Gossypium hirsutum isolate 1008001.06 chromosome A12, Gossypium_hirsutum_v2.1, whole genome shotgun sequence DNA.
CACCACCAATCTTGAGTCCCAGACACCTCTCCAACTCAAATGATCTAGAACTCTGCGAGGACGACTTCGGCAACCTCCACCACTCAATACACCCACCTTCACTCGATGCCAGTCTACCGAAGCCCAAATCCTCACCCCCATTCCTACAATTCTCATTCAATGTACACCCTACTTCCGCAACACCTTGACCTTCTTCTAACGTATCATCACTATCAGACAATTCAAACCCTTCTTTAGCCTCACTAAATTTGTCATTGACCGACACTAAATCCTCTTTTAATATGTCAATGTCACCACAACAACTAAGCaaaaaattagggtttggttCAAATTCGGGTTTTTGAGATTTCTCTTTGATAATTGTTTCTACACCTATACAAACTTGCTTTGCAAATTGCGAATCTGCTTCTTCTTGAGAATCAAACCCTAACTTTTCCGAAATCGACGAAAACCCTCTTTTAACTGAACGATTTGAAATGTCACCCAAAACCGGACGGACTTTGGGTATCCCGTCCGTAAAATTGTCTCGGCTCATTatgaaatatatcaaaaataaaatccTCAATTCAGCTTAAAATCggttgaaaacaaaagaaaatttctaAAACACAAATAAGGTTCatacaaaagaaatgaaaattaaaaaaaaaaacaaatgggaTATCAGATACTGAAAATATATCGAGTTGAGAAGCTAAAATGAACGGAAAATGAAAATGCATTAGGAGAAACAAAAAACTgggtgagattttttttttttttttgaagtaagGGTTTTAATTTCTAATGAGCAAGAACTTTGTGATTTGCTGTTTTGGTGAGGGCGGGAAGCATGGGGATttgaaatgtgattttgaattttattagcAGAGATTATAAAGTAGGCTTAAGTATAGAAGTTAATAGGGATAATGACAAATTTTCACCCTATTCTTTAACAAATCTTTCAATGTGGTGTCTCtacttttaaactttttattgtGATACTTGAAATCGTTTAACACATGGATCGCTACTATTCTGCCATGTGGCACTATGTGTAAGAAAAAAACTACTCTTTAAAGTCAAAGTATCTAGAAATAATTATATCAATTTCTATTTTAAAGGAAACAATTTGATAATAAACTTAGGGTTAGTTTTAGTATAGTGGTAGTGTATTTTTTTTTCCACAAGCACTCTCAAAAATTGTCACAcctcttttttaaatatttattttttaatattttattatacatttataaGACATTTATTAATTCTTTGACTCTATTTGTGGAGTTTAAAAACTTACTCGTgatgtaccaaatattttcccaTAAACCTAAATAAATATtccaatttttccttttcttttattcaaaaactcaatttaaatatttcaaatctttttctttatgtttattttttgacAATGAGAAAccaagaattttttttcttccatatcaaattttctcttattattcttcttccttcaagaactctaagaatttttttatatattttttccaatatttaaaatataagaaaaatttaTAGATTGTTGATATCAAGTGTTAACAGGAGAGGGATACAAGTGTTGGTGCAACATCAATTCACCCAAGTGGGTAGAAAGAGCTGTAGGACAGAGAAAAAAAGTGGAAGAGAGAGAAGAGGGATGTTCTTATGCCCATATGTTTGTCTTCGATGGGTATATATATAGGGGATTGGGGTGCCACATGGAAGCATCCTATTGGTAGATGGGTTGCCTTATGATCTTTTAGTGAAGGCGACAGTGTAACTTTATAGGATAGTGATGTGACGTTATAGGTTGAGCTAGTGATAAAGGATGGAGGTTTTATTGATAAAGGTCTTTAGCAATGGCGGTGGTTTTGCTATACATGAGGTGGAGGTACATCACTCAACAGAGGTGTGACATGCCGTCAAATGTCATAGTCAATTCGGGTCAATTCCGaacttaaggagcttgttttctaggcAATTAGGATTTTATATTACGTTTCAATAATTAGGTCTTAAGAtagaaagttaataaaataagtgttttttaacacatttttgtAGGTGTTGTGACCTAATAGGCCGACACGAGCTTTAGGTTGTGCTAATTGGCTTCCTAGGACGTCAGAGTACCAAATGGACGACACAATGCATATCTTTGGTGTTTTGTCAAGCCGCGTAACGGGTGTGGCGCGACACACATCGACATGCTGCCCAAGTTCATTGAAGTTATTTTCGTTCAAGCAATCAAACTTATAAATAGACTTAGGACATATTgaagacctaatttgggctgCCAAAAATGATTTCGCATAGAACTTGGTTTTTAAATAGAATCTGTCAATAATACATTTTTGGCTACAAATACcgaaaaataaggttttaaataaaatctgaaatagatttaaataaatgattgaatttttaaaaattaaaaattatctgtttcaatttctaaaattaataGGTTTTTAGGAAATTAAGAAAAACATTTGATTTCACttgttttgaattgataaattaatgattttaaaatatgttcAAATTACAAAAGTTTGTTTTAGGCCATTTTTCATGGACAAAATGGTTTTGCAATATGattgaaaataaagataaatgttcatttttcataaaatttgaactaattagtaaatgtttttaaaaaagtaCATTTGGAATTCCAAAAGTTTACTTCGGCCATTCCGGTAGCCAGTGTAGCTTTCTgaattcaaccataacgtctaggctaggaCACGAACCATTGGAGTTGACAAACCATGAGCATATTCAGCCAAAGGTGTCAATTGAAGAGCCACCTAAATTGGAGTTAAAGGTACTCCCatcccatttgaaatatgttatttgggtaaCTCTTCTACTTTGCTTGTCGTAATTTCAGCTAAGTTAACCAAGAGCCAAGAAGAGAAATTGATTGATGTTCTGGAGAAGTTCAAAAAGGAAATCGGGTGGACTATAGCTCATATTTGAGGAATTAGTCCGTCTCTTAACATACATAAAATTCTATTAAAAGATAGGGAGAAAGCAACAATTGATGGGCAAATAAGGCTAAATTCAATCATGAAAGAGGCATCAGGAAGGAAACCATTAAGTGGTTGGATGCGGggatcatctatcctatttctgATAGCTTTTGTGTAAGTTTAATCCAATGTGTTCCGAAGAAATGGGAATCACGATTGTGGAGAATGGAATAATGATGATTCCAACAAGAACAGTTACAGGTTGGTGAATTTGTGTAGATTATAGAAAACTGAACAAATTAACCCAGAAGGACCATTTTCTGCTATCGTTCATAGATCAAATGCTGGATAGACTTGCTGGTAGTGTAACAGCTCATTTTCGGTGagatcagaatagtggtttcgggaccacaaattcgggccaaaataaaattttattttattttattttatggttggtattatgataggaaggtcacatgaaaattttggtacgaaaattttaccgattgagtgtttaattagggaaaggactaaattgcataaaatgaaaaagttgggttctagtagttataggtatcaaatagctatggaattcaaaacttaaggtccttatatggtaattaaaccattgaagagtagttagtagatattttaatgactcatccatggaaaaattagaaaagggtaagaactaaattggaaattaataaaattaatagatgataattagttaaaaagaaaaaaaaatcatctattttcatatcatcttcctcaatttttctatggaaaccctaggagagaggaagaaaaattttcaagcttaataaggtatgaaatcaagtcccgtttttagtaatttttatatttttggaatcgggatagtctaatctttctatttaagggatttatttgaaaagttatcaaggtataaaatttgggtcatggatgaatatgttgaaaatttgaaatttatggtaaaaaatgaaatgttattcatagataaacaacttttacaaagcaaattttgatgaaaacatgatttagggactaaaatgaaaaagtggaaaaacccatggaaaattctgaaatttgtgaaatgtaagtgctgtaaatgtagtatataaattttcgctaggcttggaaagagggtaaaatttcatgaatttcatttttcgagtctAGGGACGAAAtcgaattttttgaaaaagataagggcaaaatggtaattttgcctaggatgtaatagGATGccaatgtatatgaaatgtgatagattaatagttaaatttacccatATAGATCCGGAAAGACCAACCATGGAACTAGattgaggaaagaaaaaggttacggattagttgaaatttaaatacgaaccattttcaaggtaagttcgtgtaacttaaaaatgtatgttaatatgcttgaattgaattgtatgattgtgttgatatgtgtgagatgatatatacataatgaaatagtcTTAGGTTGTGTAATATGGATAAATTATCATGTTctgattgaatgttgaatttcgatgggTTGAGAATAATAGTGCATATGTTGCAAATAGAATTTATCCCGGACGGataattctaatgtaagccctcttgagcttaggttgtaaattggatttagcccggacgggtaatccatttTAAGCTATCTAGAGCATATGCTTCGGATAGGACTTAGCATGAACTGGTAATCCTACTATAAAATGTACGGCTCAAGAGTGTGCCTTTTTATTATGTACCTTAATAGGTACTTTTGCACATATGTATATTACCCGAACATCCATTGAGATTTCAATAGTTCGACGGGAAAGACTCTTGAAGTGTGGAAAGGTAAAATTACTGGAAGTTTGTAATGTAATGAGCTCATCttacttgatattcatatgaggttatgtgactaacttgttgaataagtgtatgtgtttaggcaacTTATCCAAAATCGATGGAATGTAAATTTATTTACGCTTGCATTAATAAATATGACCAGTAAGTTTATttttcgttatacgaacttactaaacataaaatgcttactctgtttaattttccctattttatagtgctcaaagctcgcgaaggttggaagttggtcggagcaatcatcacactatccactatctcattttggtataatggcatgtataaacttatttagccaatgatggcttgtaatttttgttttgtaatctagccattggagtggctagtggtggtctaagtttggctatttttgaagtaatattttggtaatcacataagtgcttattatgtgttagattgttggaattatgttagcatataagtGTATGATAAGAGTAAGTTTATATCCTTTGATGCATAAGATAATACCACATAGTTGATGGCtaaatttatgtgaatatgatattggattggtggatatatgttcgtgagttttggtgcaggaaaatggtaagttttggttgACAAATGAGACtaggaaatggcttcattttgtccacacgagcgtgtgtcttggccatgtgtgacacacaggctatcccatgtgtaacaccccttacccgtatccgttatcaggatagggttcgaggtattACCGAAACTTTACACTTAAAACATACTGAATTGACTCACTAGGTTTAGCTCAGATCTGAAACTTTCAGGCATTCACATCTTGTCCCTTAAATgagccttcaaggccctaaatatACATAGAGATAGTTCGGGATAGGATCGGGaacatttaataacttttttaaaaaaaactttcttatttaaaagtgtcacacgccAGTGTATGGGGGTCCGTGTGGTCAcccacacccgtgtggcctaggGCACGTCCATGCCTCTAACccatgggcaacactgacttttaggCACGGCCAAGAACACACCCGTGGGCTCACCctgtgtccaaaacttgagcattctattAAATTAACATGGCccagacacacacccgtgtgtcctacccgtgtgctaatttgacttaaagttttaggtgcaggggacacacggctatacCATACGCCCATGGAGatggaccgtgtgtcacacacggcctagacacacatccgtgtatctaaccatgtggaccttaataggctatttcccaagcctttagtcacccctttctacttctttttcttaatagataccaaattcaaagtaaaacatgattaatacacttgtaaatgatcttgatgaagttagttgtatggaaacctcatatcattggtttcatacaaaaaggttatttcctatctagtatttatgggttcttatgttattgtagcacattcaaaatttggctcgttttttaactcattgccaattgtagCAACCCATCAAATaagaacataaacatgcatataaatgcaggtcatagcctacttccaaatatgccaatttccatggccttatacagaaagatgaatacatctttacatgccttcatttggcaattcaaatgacacatatgacaaaatactcaaagccctatacatgccattaacaaagtagaagtgtctttataccaaagcttgactagttgatagtgtgttgcttctccaaccgtcttccaatccttatgagtcctcgagctctgtaaaacggggaaaagagagggggtaagcattttcatgcttagtaagctcgaataacctgAAAGTAAACTTATCGAGTAATTAGCATAAATCCacacttaaatcatgaaatcatcaattatgaaatgatttcctatcacatgcactcaatcaataagttagtcacataacaaaacatcatgtaatttatatagatgagctcatcattcatcatcttattaacatacatcatattaatccagttaagtttctaggaaatctcgatggaatacccattatccgtcaattcttacgaatgatcatttcacatatatgcactcccgcgaacctcacatctcatggcaagattaccagtccaggctaaatcccccttatcataaactcataaggtgatgtcgggattaccagtccaggctaaatcccttatagcaacaaacacccttaatgagctcggatctgaattaccaatccaggctaaattcagaccctaataggataacctgtccgggctaaatcctcaatgcacatatattcttcgggaggctcgatcattcaaggaacacccgtctgggctagatcctttccatactcgagatcacggattacccgtccgggctaaatccttactgtaaCACATGCatgatctctttacacatatcaatgagggtttatccattgaattccctttgtcaacctcatccgagacatttttcacatgttaccatcaaatatgcatttccatgatatttcatgctaataatgaatgcaatcatcatgcattcataaatcattcaattatacatattaggggtttactttaagttatccgaacttacctggtattcttttcaggattgtgtttcggttattctgaaatcTTGCGTTTACCACAATTGACCTCTGGAATTTGTTCATCGGGGTCTATAATagcaaaaattaactcattaataccccacattatacatttcaagtttaatatctacccccgatccaaatgaccattttgcccctaacctttgacatttttacgataTAGTCCCTAGgatcgtataatgaaacacatgcactttctatcttacccaagtctagccgaacacttttccttcttatggtagcccacattacccattattttctcatttctaccacacatttacatcttttgcaaaatagtctctataagggtttttcatgaaaatcaactaggaaaagatgtttaatacacattcatcttccatattcctccatattcctccataatccatcaaaatacaagcaactcatgcatgggtaaattgttaaacatgaaccctagcatgaaatatgggtagagatggagagagcaagctagcgggatttcaaaaatacatagagcatgaaaaacagggcttgggagaacttactattgagcttggaaagcttgaaaccctagctatggagaaccccaaattttcagctggatgaaggagaaaaatggctgattttggcttgatttttcccattttaatttattaaaatgacaaatgaccaaaatgcccttatgccatttctttaaaatttc
It encodes the following:
- the LOC121211323 gene encoding uncharacterized protein, whose translation is MSRDNFTDGIPKVRPVLGDISNRSVKRGFSSISEKLGFDSQEEADSQFAKQVCIGVETIIKEKSQKPEFEPNPNFLLSCCGDIDILKEDLVSVNDKFSEAKEGFELSDSDDTLEEGQGVAEVGCTLNENCRNGGEDLGFGRLASSEGGCIEWWRLPKSSSQSSRSFELERCLGLKIGGVNLNADSILKACTCSFCLKAAYIWSDLHYQDIKGRIAVLKKSQKEARILVQKSGRGKQNDMNSQGNANKSSKLESDLTSQWRSLFLNMEDIFVHEGNQLQASYTALKDLREDCKMDLERITGMPSEK